The Carnobacterium mobile DSM 4848 genome includes a window with the following:
- the add gene encoding adenosine deaminase, whose translation MQRNIVYQLPKVELHCHLDGSVPLETLKKLAEKQPFNMALLDQVVAPTKCSNLVDYLKSFDIIHQLMQTYEQLEESAYATIKAAALENVRYMELRFAPLLHTEAGLSVSEVIAAVSEGIRRAMEQHNIIVNLLVCGMRQHSNEDNLVMLSEVMNTKEDLMVGFDMAGPEPDLANDHIEPLTAFAQEKGLQVTLHAGECGCVHNVVQAIHLGAKRIGHGIAIRKDEAAQTLCLEKGTVIEMCPTSNIQTNAVDDWADYPLLDFLKKGISCCINTDNRTVSDTTLTREYLLLAEQFGISYSTMKLLNLNGLAGAFTSLEVKAQLSKLIEDAYEPYI comes from the coding sequence TTGCAGAGAAACATCGTTTATCAACTACCTAAAGTAGAATTACACTGCCATTTAGACGGCTCTGTCCCTTTAGAAACGTTAAAAAAATTGGCAGAAAAACAGCCATTCAATATGGCGTTACTTGACCAAGTCGTTGCGCCAACAAAATGCAGCAACTTAGTTGATTACTTAAAGAGCTTTGATATCATTCATCAACTGATGCAAACCTACGAACAATTAGAAGAATCAGCTTATGCGACTATTAAAGCAGCGGCTTTGGAAAATGTTCGCTATATGGAGTTGCGTTTTGCCCCGCTTTTACATACTGAAGCAGGTTTATCAGTATCAGAAGTCATCGCAGCAGTCAGCGAAGGAATTCGTCGTGCTATGGAACAACACAACATTATAGTAAACTTATTGGTCTGCGGCATGCGTCAGCATTCCAATGAAGACAATCTTGTTATGCTGTCTGAAGTAATGAATACGAAAGAAGACTTAATGGTTGGTTTTGATATGGCCGGTCCAGAACCTGATTTGGCGAATGACCATATTGAACCCCTGACCGCTTTCGCGCAAGAAAAGGGATTACAAGTTACTCTGCATGCTGGTGAATGCGGCTGTGTTCACAATGTTGTTCAAGCGATACATTTAGGAGCAAAACGTATTGGACATGGGATCGCTATCCGAAAAGATGAAGCGGCACAAACACTTTGTTTGGAAAAAGGAACGGTTATTGAAATGTGTCCGACCAGCAATATCCAAACGAATGCGGTTGATGACTGGGCAGACTACCCTTTGCTCGATTTTTTGAAAAAGGGAATTAGCTGCTGTATCAATACCGATAATCGTACGGTGTCTGATACAACACTGACTAGAGAATACTTGCTTTTGGCTGAACAGTTTGGAATCAGCTACTCAACGATGAAGTTGCTGAATTTAAATGGCTTAGCAGGGGCTTTTACGAGTTTAGAGGTAAAGGCGCAGCTTTCTAAACTAATTGAGGACGCTTATGAGCCCTATATCTAA